One Spinacia oleracea cultivar Varoflay chromosome 4, BTI_SOV_V1, whole genome shotgun sequence DNA segment encodes these proteins:
- the LOC110783621 gene encoding early nodulin-like protein 2, giving the protein MASSKLLSVLLVCFAVFGLSDAVNPLMHYVNGRQGWVLHPVEDYNNWAGRNRFLVHDTLLFRYNKEIDSVMEVSKEDYDTCNVDKPIQKKDDGESEFELSHPGPFYYISGNKTHCDQGQKIIVKVLQLPSGYPPQSSPTPPSPSTPGALPHPHPQTPPSAQTPKSAPASQPPMATAPSTGGPKTAPGPTGTPRSGTTPSTSAPAMSPPSATSPSSAMSGPAMSPPSATSPSSATPAMSGPAMSPTSATSPSSAMSGPAMSPTSATSPSSDTPMMPGPSMSPTSGMSPSDSPMMAGPALSPGGDLASPPAPPTASGPGSASDTSPAPAAESRNAAVRRNGGYSMGVLSVLVALVMWFN; this is encoded by the exons ATGGCTTCATCTAAGCTATTGAGTGTTCTGTTAGTCTGTTTTGCAGTTTTCGGGTTATCGGATGCTGTTAACCCACTTATGCATTATGTTAATGGTAGACAAGGATGGGTTCTTCACCCTGTTGAGGATTACAATAATTGGGCTGGTCGCAACCGATTTCTCGTCCATGATACTCTTT TGTTTAGGTACAACAAAGAAATTGATTCAGTGATGGAAGTGAGTAAAGAGGATTATGATACTTGTAATGTTGATAAGCCTATACAAAAGAAGGATGATGGTGAATCTGAGTTTGAGTTGAGTCATCCAGGTCCAttttactacattagtggtaaCAAGACTCATTGTGATCAAGGTCAGAAGATTATTGTTAAGGTTTTACAATTACCTTCTGGTTACCCTCCTCAATCTTCTCCTACCCCGCCATCGCCTTCCACTCCAGGTGCGCTTCCTCACCCTCATCCACAAACACCTCCGTCAGCCCAAACCCCGAAAAGCGCCCCTGCTTCACAACCTCCAATGGCTACCGCACCTAGCACCGGTGGTCCAAAAACCGCACCTGGTCCTACCGGAACACCCCGAAGTGGCACTACACCCTCCACTTCAGCTCCAGCAATGTCCCCACCATCAGCCACGTCACCTTCCTCCGCCATGTCAGGTCCAGCAATGTCCCCACCATCAGCCACATCACCTTCCTCCGCTACCCCTGCCATGTCAGGTCCAGCGATGTCCCCAACATCCGCCACATCACCTTCCTCTGCCATGTCAGGTCCAGCAATGTCCCCAACATCAGCCACATCACCTTCCTCCGATACCCCCATGATGCCAGGTCCATCAATGTCCCCAACATCAGGCATGTCACCTTCAGACTCTCCCATGATGGCTGGTCCAGCACTATCTCCAGGTGGCGATCTCGCTTCACCTCCGGCACCACCAACAGCATCCGGACCGGGTTCAGCTTCTGATACTTCTCCAGCACCGGCAGCCGAATCGAGAAACGCCGCAGTGAGGAGGAACGGCGGCTATTCAATGGGTGTTTTGTCAGTATTAGTCGCTTTAGTTATGTGGTTTAATTAA